A section of the Citrus sinensis cultivar Valencia sweet orange chromosome 8, DVS_A1.0, whole genome shotgun sequence genome encodes:
- the LOC102607047 gene encoding uncharacterized protein LOC102607047 isoform X1, with protein sequence MEKPEAEQEETNWSEAVEDLVEAGNTEAAISLLESTISKLEKIEQSQPTKESLNLQLASALTNLANLYSSNGFSLKSDHLLSRAFQIRDAAANIAKKDSKDTSKDTARNSSSTDVKSFGNDKLPQDGSSDDDWEAMADRDPDELLSSQGLPEVSKLSLEDTGVKVQAPKRRGRGTFSYKKNELYSDWQDDKSIVEDAEVDDDSSLSSESKTELRHSNYGTRHVLVLADFSPSTRTTDLEKLFEDFRDRGVSIRWINDTTALAVFRTPAIALEARNHIQLPFKMRILDEDDIILASVSPRDLEPPRQRPQTSARTAQRLIAQSMGLKLPTTFGSKELKNQEEARRNRIQTRQKLRDDAWGPDDVN encoded by the exons ATGGAAAAGCCAGAAGCAGAACAAGAAGAAACCAACTGGAGCGAAGCAGTGGAAGATCTGGTGGAAGCAGGAAACACAGAAGCAGCCATCTCTCTTCTCGAATCCACAATTTCCAAGCTTGAAAAAATCGAGCAATCACAACCCACAAAAGAATCGCTCAATCTCCAGTTAGCTTCAGCTCTTACTAACTTGGCCAATCTCTACTCCTCCAATGGCTTCTCTCTCAAATCCGACCACCTCCTCTCTCGCGCTTTCCAAATTCG TGATGCAGCAGCAAACATTGCAAAGAAAGACTCGAAGGACACTTCCAAAGATACTGCCCGCAATAGTTCCTCAACTGATG TGAAATCGTTTGGTAATGATAAGTTGCCTCAAGATGGGTCTTCGGATGACG ATTGGGAAGCAATGGCTGATCGTGACCCGGATGAGTTACTTTCGTCTCAGGGCTTACCTGAAGTATCGAAGCTGTCATTGGAAGATACGGGTGTAAAAGTTCAAGCCCCTAAGCGGCGTGGGAGGGGAACATTCtcatataagaaaaatgagcTCTATAGTGATTGGCAAGATGATAAATCTATTGTTGAAGATGCAGAGGTTGATGATGATTCAAGTCTTAGTTCAGAAAGCAAGACAGAATTAAGACATT CTAATTATGGTACACGCCATGTCCTTGTTCTGGCTGACTTTTCACCAAGTACTAGGACAACAGACCTGGAGAAACTTTTTGAGGACTTCAGAGATCGTGGAGTTTCTATTCGCTGGATCAATGATACAACTGCCCTTGCAGTATTTCGGACACCAGCAATTG CACTGGAGGCCCGCAACCACATCCAGCTTCCCTTCAAAATGCGTATACTTGATGAGGATGACATCATTTTGGCCTCAGTTTCTCCAAGAG ATCTGGAACCTCCACGTCAAAGGCCACAGACATCAGCACGAACTGCACAAAGGTTAATTGCTCAGAGCATGGGATTGAAGTTGCCTACAACATTTGGTTCTAAAGAGCTGAAAAACCAGGAAGAGGCCAGAAGAAATCGCATTCAGACGAGGCAAAAATTGAGAGATGATGCTTGGGGTCCGGATGATGTAAACTAG
- the LOC102606753 gene encoding F-box protein At3g07870-like produces the protein MENLPLDVALDIFSRLPITALVRTKCVCRTWQALAQDPRLPIIYHARASTRNPCLILHCDSPIQNKLCFVSINGDNPDQDGSRVRRIDARVNSIMAEYQVVGSCNGLLCVSDALYFNPIIVCNPFTGSYLELAKATQHAQEELAFGFGCNSSTMEYKVVRIVFNFNTYRSLRDRGWPRKSDVEVLTVGIDHTWRYLGPVPWRLNPGASEALLNGSLHWVTMRYKNNPGPRLRIMSFDLAEEDFGEIGLPDCGSLSVCNFHLVVLRGCLSAVHCLDDKGMEIWIMKEYKVRESWSKDFIIGTYLPASLRENARPHVEMLKKSGLGRGASQVVCDWKNGEILLEYANGALVSYNPENEELKDLVIFDPPKRFCSIVHVESLFLVEAILGIGA, from the coding sequence ATGGAGAATCTTCCTCTGGATGTAGCCCTTGACATATTTTCAAGACTGCCCATCACAGCCCTTGTACGAACCAAGTGTGTTTGCAGAACTTGGCAAGCTTTAGCCCAAGACCCTCGTCTGCCTATCATCTACCATGCGCGAGCAAGCACTAGGAATCCTTGCCTGATCCTTCACTGTGACTCTCCAATTCAAAACAAGCTGTGTTTTGTTAGCATCAATGGTGACAATCCTGATCAAGACGGCAGCAGAGTCAGAAGAATTGATGCAAGGGTCAATTCTATTATGGCTGAATACCAGGTAGTTGGTTCTTGTAATGGCCTTTTGTGTGTATCTGATGCACTGTATTTTAACCCCATAATTGTATGCAACCCATTTACTGGAAGCTATTTAGAATTGGCTAAGGCAACTCAGCATGCACAAGAAGAGTTAGCTTTTGGGTTTGGTTGCAATTCATCAACAATGGAATATAAAGTTGTGAGAATTGTATTCAATTTCAATACTTATCGTAGTTTACGCGATAGAGGATGGCCTAGAAAATCAGATGTTGAGGTTCTTACTGTTGGTATTGATCATACTTGGAGATATTTAGGACCTGTTCCCTGGAGACTTAATCCTGGTGCATCAGAGGCCTTGTTAAATGGTTCTTTACATTGGGTGACCATGCGTTATAAGAATAACCCAGGTCCACGTTTAAGAATAATGTCGTTTGATCTAGCGGAGGAGGACTTTGGAGAGATTGGACTGCCTGATTGTGGCAGTCTTAGTGTCTGTAATTTTCATCTGGTGGTTTTACGAGGGTGTCTATCTGCGGTTCATTGTTTAGATGATAAGGGAATGGAGATATGGATCATGAAAGAGTACAAGGTGAGAGAATCATGGAGCAAAGATTTTATCATTGGGACGTATTTGCCAGCTAGCCTCAGGGAAAATGCTCGGCCACATGTGGAAATGTTGAAGAAGTCAGGGTTGGGCAGAGGCGCCAGTCAGGTTGTATGCGATTGGAAGAATGGAGAGATTTTGTTGGAGTATGCAAATGGAGCCCTGGTTTCATATAACCCAGAGAATGAGGAGCTTAAAGATTTGGTGATTTTTGATCCGCCAAAACGGTTTTGCTCTATTGTTCATGTTGAAAGTCTGTTTCTAGTCGAGGCAATTCTGGGAATTGGAGCATAA
- the LOC102607525 gene encoding BEL1-like homeodomain protein 1: protein MATYFHLNPSEIQAGDGGGMQTLYLMNPSYDYTTSLPNNTLLLNPVNLSHAPPSNDHQQQQHPLVGIPLPHAASSSHDHQDNIPGGGVHYDLWSSIDQNSSQNNQTHMASLAAAAAASNSSAPLGLLRPVASVPNRQQGLSLSLSSQQVAAYNRPINNNNNSIEVDDLHKGRGLQQGQVTESSPSSVSVVTSSGINSSTQSAILGSKYLKAAQELLDEVVKVESMIIKGSDHHHHSAKAAQIKETMKMNRESIDGDQELNGTGDSTKSSFELTTAQRQELQIKKAKLVNMLDEVEQRYKQYHHQMQVVVSAFEQAAGFGSAKSYTALALRTISKQFRCLKDAISAQIKATSKKLGEDDCLGAKAEGSRLRFIDHQIRQQRALQHLGMQHHAWRPQRGLPERAVTILRAWLFEHFLHPYPKDSDKQQLAKQTGLTRSQVSNWFINARVRLWKPMVEEMYMEELKEQEKNGSAENISKTESKESPQLLEQIKSLQAKAEKSATQIAPTELSNSTMSTSPMGGNFRQQTGFNLIGPSDHHLEGFVQRSQKKPRNAEMQNSRSSINDPGGGFGMFSMGPEIGRFNPDNHHHHHQLAAPTFHGNNGVSLTLGLPHCENLSLSGSQHNLLSSGQNIEPDHFCGIETPQHNSHSGTAYESIDIQSRKRFAAQLLPDFVT, encoded by the exons ATGGCAACGTACTTTCATTTGAACCCTTCAGAAATCCAAGCTGGTGATGGCGGGGGGATGCAAACGCTGTATCTCATGAACCCCAGCTATGATTACACAACGTCCCTTCCCAACAACACGCTCCTTCTGAACCCGGTAAACTTATCCCACGCGCCGCCGTCTAACGAtcaccagcagcagcagcaccCGCTCGTCGGCATACCACTTCCGCATGCTGCATCATCATCTCATGATCATCAAGACAACATCCCCGGAGGAGGTGTTCACTACGACTTATGGAGCTCAATAGATCAAAATTCATCCCAAAATAACCAAACCCATATGGCTTCTttagctgctgctgctgctgctagtAACTCTTCTGCTCCGTTGGGATTGCTTCGGCCGGTGGCGTCGGTGCCAAATAGGCAGCAGGGCTTGTCACTGTCTCTTTCTTCACAGCAAGTAGCAGCTTATAACAGgccaattaataataataacaatagtaTTGAAGTTGATGATCTTCATAAAGGGCGAGGACTACAGCAAGGGCAAGTTACTGAGAGCTCTCCGTCTTCAGTTTCTGTTGTAACATCAAGTGGAATTAACTCGAGTACGCAAAGTGCTATTCTGGGGTCTAAGTACTTGAAGGCTGCTCAGGAGCTTCTTGACGAAGTTGTTAAAGTTGAGAGCATGATTATAAAGGGTtctgatcatcatcatcattctgCTAAAGCTGCTCAGATTAAAGAAACTATGAAAATGAATAGAGAATCAATTGATGGTGATCAAGAACTGAATGGTACTGGTGATAGTACTAAAAGTTCCTTTGAGTTAACTACTGCGCAGAGGCAAGAGCTTCAGATCAAGAAGGCAAAACTTGTTAACATGCTTGATGAG GTTGAGCAACGGTACAAGCAGTATCACCACCAAATGCAGGTAGTGGTCTCTGCATTCGAGCAGGCTGCGGGTTTCGGATCAGCAAAATCGTACACAGCACTCGCCTTGCGGACAATCTCAAAGCAGTTCCGGTGTCTCAAGGATGCAATCTCCGCACAAATCAAAGCAACGAGCAAGAAACTAGGCGAAGACGATTGCTTGGGAGCAAAAGCTGAGGGCTCGAGACTGAGATTTATTGATCATCAGATTCGGCAGCAAAGAGCACTTCAACATCTGGGAATGCAACATCATGCTTGGAGACCCCAGAGGGGATTGCCTGAACGAGCTGTTACCATACTCCGTGCTTGGCTCTTCGAGCATTTCCTTCACCC GTATCCTAAAGATTCAGACAAACAGCAGCTTGCTAAACAAACAGGGCTTACCAGGAGCCAG GTATCAAATTGGTTTATAAATGCTCGAGTTCGTCTTTGGAAGCCAATGGTTGAAGAAATGTACATGGAGGAACTGAAGGagcaagaaaaaaatggtagTGCCGAGAATATAAGCAAAACTGAGAGCAAGGAATCACCTCAACTATTGGAACAAATAAAATCTCTCCAAGCTAAAGCAGAAAAATCCGCAACCCAGATAGCTCCTACTGAACTTTCGAACTCAACAATGTCGACATCCCCCATGGGAGGAAATTTTCGGCAGCAAACCGGGTTCAATCTCATTGGACCATCCGATCATCATCTCGAAGGATTTGTTCAAAGAAGCCAGAAGAAACCAAGGAATGCTGAGATGCAGAATTCGCGGAGTAGCATTAATGATCCTGGTGGTGGATTTGGCATGTTTTCAATGGGACCTGAAATCGGAAGGTTTAATCCTGAtaatcaccatcatcatcatcagcttGCTGCACCAACATTTCATGGCAACAATGGCGTGTCTCTCACTCTTGGCCTACCCCACTGTGAAAACCTGTCACTATCAGGATCCCAACACAATCTACTCTCATCAGGGCAGAACATCGAACCTGATCATTTCTGCGGAATTGAAACCCCACAACATAATTCTCATTCGGGCACTGCCTACGAAAGCATTGACATTCAAAGCAGGAAAAGGTTTGCTGCCCAATTGTTGCCAGATTTCGTGACCTGA
- the LOC102631349 gene encoding probable RNA 3'-terminal phosphate cyclase-like protein yields MGKKTSYKRLKGSQSLRQRLVLSTLASTPVLIDDIRADDTMPGLRPHEISLLRLLERICDDCVVEINETGTELEYKPGIVMGGRNLVHDCGVSRSIGYFLEPLILVGLFAKKPISIRLRGITNDPKDPSVDTFRSTTLPLLKRFGVPSEGLELKIESRGSPPDGGGEVILTIPIVDRLMAVRWLDEGMVKRIRGVSFSTRVSSQFENSMIHAARGIFNRLLPDVHIFTDHRAGPQAGKSPGYGISLVAETTSGCFISVDTAVSYARGEVDEIEYDEKRELMPPDNVGEQIASCLLEEIAKGGVVDSTHQGLLFLLCALSEPDVSKVRVGKLSPYGIETLRNIFDFLDIRFDIMPDPSTGTVILRCVGCGYKNLSRKLS; encoded by the exons ATGGGGAAGAAGACATCGTACAAGAGACTGAAGGGAAGCCAGAGCCTGAGGCAGAGACTGGTATTGTCTACGCTCGCCTCCACTCCTGTTCTCATAGACGACATCCGCGCCGACGACACGATGCCCGGTCTCCGTCCCCACGAGATTTCCCTTCTTCGCCTCCTCGAAAGAATCTGCGATGACTGCGTCGTCGAAATTAACGAAACtg GCACGGAATTGGAGTACAAGCCGGGAATAGTGATGGGAGGAAGGAACTTAGTGCATGACTGCGGCGTTAGCCGGTCTATTGGGTATTTCTTGGAGCCACTGATTCTTGTTGGATTGTTTGCTAAGAAACCCATTAGCATAAGGCTAAGAG GAATTACAAATGATCCTAAGGATCCAAGTGTGGATACTTTCCGTTCTACTACCTTACCCTTGTTAAAGAGGTTTGGAGTTCCTTCTGAAGGATTGGAATTGAAGATAGAGAGTCGTGGTTCGCCACCTGATGGTGGAGGTGAAGTTATTTTGACAATCCCAATTGTCGATAGGTTAATG GCAGTTCGCTGGCTCGATGAGGGAATGGTTAAGAGGATTAGAGGTGTTTCCTTTTCAACCAGAGTGTCTTCTCAGTTTGAAAATAGTATGATTCATGCTGCTCGTGGAATCTTTAATCGCCTGCTTCCCGATGTTCACATCTTTACTGATCATAGAGCTGGTCCACAAGCTGGAAA GTCTCCTGGCTATGGAATTTCACTCGTTGCAGAAACTACATCTGGTTGTTTCATTTCGGTTGACACTGCAGTTTCTTATGCACGAGGTGAAGTGGATGAAATTGAATATGACGAGAAGAGAGAGCTGATGCCACCAGATAATGTTGGTGAGCAAATTGCTTCATGTCTTCTTGAAGAGATTGCGAAAGGAGGAGTTGTGGATTCAACACACCAG GGTTTGTTGTTTTTGCTTTGTGCATTAAGTGAACCAGATGTCTCAAAGGTTCGTGTTGGAAAGCTTTCACCATACGGAATTGAAACGCTTAGAAACATCTTCGATTTTCTGGATATTAGATTTGACATTATGCCAGATCCATCAACAGGAACTGTCATCCTTAGATGTGTGGGATGTGGATATAAGAACCTATCTAGAAAGCTTTCATGA
- the LOC102607047 gene encoding uncharacterized protein LOC102607047 isoform X2, whose amino-acid sequence MEKPEAEQEETNWSEAVEDLVEAGNTEAAISLLESTISKLEKIEQSQPTKESLNLQLASALTNLANLYSSNGFSLKSDHLLSRAFQIRDAAANIAKKDSKDTSKDTARNSSSTDDWEAMADRDPDELLSSQGLPEVSKLSLEDTGVKVQAPKRRGRGTFSYKKNELYSDWQDDKSIVEDAEVDDDSSLSSESKTELRHSNYGTRHVLVLADFSPSTRTTDLEKLFEDFRDRGVSIRWINDTTALAVFRTPAIALEARNHIQLPFKMRILDEDDIILASVSPRDLEPPRQRPQTSARTAQRLIAQSMGLKLPTTFGSKELKNQEEARRNRIQTRQKLRDDAWGPDDVN is encoded by the exons ATGGAAAAGCCAGAAGCAGAACAAGAAGAAACCAACTGGAGCGAAGCAGTGGAAGATCTGGTGGAAGCAGGAAACACAGAAGCAGCCATCTCTCTTCTCGAATCCACAATTTCCAAGCTTGAAAAAATCGAGCAATCACAACCCACAAAAGAATCGCTCAATCTCCAGTTAGCTTCAGCTCTTACTAACTTGGCCAATCTCTACTCCTCCAATGGCTTCTCTCTCAAATCCGACCACCTCCTCTCTCGCGCTTTCCAAATTCG TGATGCAGCAGCAAACATTGCAAAGAAAGACTCGAAGGACACTTCCAAAGATACTGCCCGCAATAGTTCCTCAACTGATG ATTGGGAAGCAATGGCTGATCGTGACCCGGATGAGTTACTTTCGTCTCAGGGCTTACCTGAAGTATCGAAGCTGTCATTGGAAGATACGGGTGTAAAAGTTCAAGCCCCTAAGCGGCGTGGGAGGGGAACATTCtcatataagaaaaatgagcTCTATAGTGATTGGCAAGATGATAAATCTATTGTTGAAGATGCAGAGGTTGATGATGATTCAAGTCTTAGTTCAGAAAGCAAGACAGAATTAAGACATT CTAATTATGGTACACGCCATGTCCTTGTTCTGGCTGACTTTTCACCAAGTACTAGGACAACAGACCTGGAGAAACTTTTTGAGGACTTCAGAGATCGTGGAGTTTCTATTCGCTGGATCAATGATACAACTGCCCTTGCAGTATTTCGGACACCAGCAATTG CACTGGAGGCCCGCAACCACATCCAGCTTCCCTTCAAAATGCGTATACTTGATGAGGATGACATCATTTTGGCCTCAGTTTCTCCAAGAG ATCTGGAACCTCCACGTCAAAGGCCACAGACATCAGCACGAACTGCACAAAGGTTAATTGCTCAGAGCATGGGATTGAAGTTGCCTACAACATTTGGTTCTAAAGAGCTGAAAAACCAGGAAGAGGCCAGAAGAAATCGCATTCAGACGAGGCAAAAATTGAGAGATGATGCTTGGGGTCCGGATGATGTAAACTAG
- the LOC102607047 gene encoding uncharacterized protein LOC102607047 isoform X3: MEKPEAEQEETNWSEAVEDLVEAGNTEAAISLLESTISKLEKIEQSQPTKESLNLQLASALTNLANLYSSNGFSLKSDHLLSRAFQIRDAAANIAKKDSKDTSKDTARNSSSTDVKSFGNDKLPQDGSSDDDWEAMADRDPDELLSSQGLPEVSKLSLEDTGVKVQAPKRRGRGTFSYKKNELYSDWQDDKSIVEDAEVDDDSSLSSESKTELRHSLEARNHIQLPFKMRILDEDDIILASVSPRDLEPPRQRPQTSARTAQRLIAQSMGLKLPTTFGSKELKNQEEARRNRIQTRQKLRDDAWGPDDVN; the protein is encoded by the exons ATGGAAAAGCCAGAAGCAGAACAAGAAGAAACCAACTGGAGCGAAGCAGTGGAAGATCTGGTGGAAGCAGGAAACACAGAAGCAGCCATCTCTCTTCTCGAATCCACAATTTCCAAGCTTGAAAAAATCGAGCAATCACAACCCACAAAAGAATCGCTCAATCTCCAGTTAGCTTCAGCTCTTACTAACTTGGCCAATCTCTACTCCTCCAATGGCTTCTCTCTCAAATCCGACCACCTCCTCTCTCGCGCTTTCCAAATTCG TGATGCAGCAGCAAACATTGCAAAGAAAGACTCGAAGGACACTTCCAAAGATACTGCCCGCAATAGTTCCTCAACTGATG TGAAATCGTTTGGTAATGATAAGTTGCCTCAAGATGGGTCTTCGGATGACG ATTGGGAAGCAATGGCTGATCGTGACCCGGATGAGTTACTTTCGTCTCAGGGCTTACCTGAAGTATCGAAGCTGTCATTGGAAGATACGGGTGTAAAAGTTCAAGCCCCTAAGCGGCGTGGGAGGGGAACATTCtcatataagaaaaatgagcTCTATAGTGATTGGCAAGATGATAAATCTATTGTTGAAGATGCAGAGGTTGATGATGATTCAAGTCTTAGTTCAGAAAGCAAGACAGAATTAAGACATT CACTGGAGGCCCGCAACCACATCCAGCTTCCCTTCAAAATGCGTATACTTGATGAGGATGACATCATTTTGGCCTCAGTTTCTCCAAGAG ATCTGGAACCTCCACGTCAAAGGCCACAGACATCAGCACGAACTGCACAAAGGTTAATTGCTCAGAGCATGGGATTGAAGTTGCCTACAACATTTGGTTCTAAAGAGCTGAAAAACCAGGAAGAGGCCAGAAGAAATCGCATTCAGACGAGGCAAAAATTGAGAGATGATGCTTGGGGTCCGGATGATGTAAACTAG
- the LOC102631041 gene encoding E3 ubiquitin-protein ligase PUB23-like, protein MDEIEVPQYFICPISLQIMKDPVTAITGISYDRESIEKWLKTAKDTTCPVTKQPLPRDSGLTSNHTLRRLIQAWCTHNGIDRIPTPKSALNKDQVRKLVRDLDSGHLRISTLKKMEALAMENERNRKSLEEAFVVRALVLLIITSYKGNKTTGLEEALRILSLVWSPSNENKALVDHHNQDLIGALMWVLQWETNDRHVAVKTSAMIVLKMVLELASKGLLESTLNLDFFKEMVKLLKENISQQATKSGLHVLLQACPMGSNRVKITEANAVFELIELELSKPEKSTTELIFNLLAQLCSCADGRLKFREHAGAIAMVTKRLLRVSPATNDRAVHILSSISKFSATYEVVLEMLSVGAVSKLCMVTQADCEKYLKDRAKEILRLHSNVWNNSPCIQVYLLTRYQG, encoded by the coding sequence ATGGACGAAATTGAGGTGCCGCAATATTTCATCTGTCCCATATCGTTGCAGATAATGAAAGATCCTGTGACAGCCATCACCGGCATATCATACGATCGAGAAAGCATCGAGAAATGGCTAAAGACGGCGAAGGACACGACGTGCCCGGTGACAAAGCAGCCTTTGCCTAGAGACTCTGGGTTGACATCAAATCATACGCTGCGTCGTTTGATCCAAGCTTGGTGTACACATAACGGAATAGACAGAATCCCTACCCCGAAATCTGCTCTAAACAAGGATCAGGTGCGTAAACTCGTTCGCGATCTTGATTCTGGTCATTTGCGTATTAGTACTCTGAAGAAAATGGAAGCCCTAGCTATGGAGAATGAGAGGAATAGGAAGAGCTTGGAGGAAGCATTTGTCGTTCGGGCTTTGGTTTTGTTGATTATAACAAGTTACAAGGGCAACAAAACAACCGGCCTCGAAGAAGCTTTAAGGATTCTTTCTCTTGTTTGGTCTCCATCAAATGAAAACAAGGCTCTTGTTGATCATCACAATCAAGATTTGATCGGCGCGTTGATGTGGGTTTTACAATGGGAGACTAATGACCGTCACGTCGCAGTGAAGACCAGCGCAATGATAGTCTTGAAAATGGTTTTAGAACTTGCAAGCAAAGGCCTATTGGAGAGCACACTAAATCTTGATTTTTTCAAGgaaatggtaaaattattgaaagaaaatatctcACAACAAGCTACCAAATCGGGGTTGCATGTTTTGCTACAAGCATGTCCCATGGGGAGCAACAGAGTGAAAATTACTGAAGCCAATGCAGTTTTTGAACTCATTGAACTTGAATTATCGAAGCCCGAAAAGAGCACCACAGAGCTTATCTTTAACCTCTTAGCTCAACTGTGTTCATGCGCAGATGGGAGATTGAAGTTTCGAGAACATGCAGGAGCCATTGCCATGGTGACTAAAAGACTCCTTAGGGTTTCCCCAGCAACAAATGACCGAGCGGTTCATATTTTGTCATCGATATCGAAATTTTCAGCAACATATGAAGTTGTTTTGGAGATGTTGAGCGTGGGGGCAGTGTCAAAGCTTTGCATGGTGACTCAAGCAGATTGTGAAAAGTACTTGAAAGATAGAGCAAAAGAGATCCTCAGATTGCACTCTAATGTTTGGAATAATTCTCCTTG